A stretch of the Lytechinus variegatus isolate NC3 chromosome 5, Lvar_3.0, whole genome shotgun sequence genome encodes the following:
- the LOC121415988 gene encoding dehydrogenase/reductase SDR family member 11-like isoform X1 has protein sequence MIPLLFFPQKIVHSSTMERWVGRVALVTGASVGIGAAITRALVRHGMIVVACARGVDKIQAIKSELEAESAPGKVHPIQCDLTKKDQIAAMFEQIKKEFKVVHVCINNAGLSFGAHLVKGNPEDWQEALDVNVMALCICTQNSIKLMLDNKVNDGQIIHLNSMSGHRVVGDGFYCGTKYMVTALTEGLRTELRAMKTNIRVCGISPGVVETEFAPRKARQDPEECTFYKKNPSIKAEDVANQVIHILQQPPYVQIHDILLRPTEQVK, from the exons ATGattccccttcttttctttcctcaaAAAATTGTTCACTCCAG TACAATGGAGAGATGGGTTGGACGAGTTGCCTTGGTAACAGGAGCATCTGTTGGTATTGGAGCAGCAATTACTAGAGCCCTTGTGAGACATGGGATGATTGTTGTCGCCTGTGCTCGTGGTGTGGATAAAAtacag GCGATAAAATCCGAGCTTGAAGCGGAATCTGCACCTGGTAAAGTTCATCCGATCCAGTGTGACCTTACCAAGAAAGATCAGATAGCAGCCATGTTTGAACAGATCAAGAAGGAATTTAAAGTAGTCCATGTCTGTATTAATAACGCCGGTCTATCCTTTGGTGCCCATCTTGTGAAGGGAAATCCAGAAGATTGGCAAGAAGCACTGGAT GTAAATGTCATGGCTCTGTGTATTTGCACACAAAATTCAATCAAACTAATGCTGGATAATAAAGTAAATGATGGACAGATTATACATCTGAATAG CATGTCTGGTCATAGAGTGGTAGGAGATGGATTTTACTGTGGAACCAAGTACATGGTGACAGCTTTGACAGAAGGTTTGAGAACAGAACTGAGAGCAATGAAAACCAACATCAGAGTCTGT GGTATTTCACCGGGTGTGGTTGAGACAGAATTTGCACCGAGGAAAGCACGTCAGGATCCTGAAGAATGCAcattttataagaaaaatcCA AGTATCAAAGCAGAAGATGTCGCCAATCAAGTCATTCACATTCTTCAGCAACCTCCTTACGTTCAG
- the LOC121415988 gene encoding dehydrogenase/reductase SDR family member 11-like isoform X2 produces the protein MERWVGRVALVTGASVGIGAAITRALVRHGMIVVACARGVDKIQAIKSELEAESAPGKVHPIQCDLTKKDQIAAMFEQIKKEFKVVHVCINNAGLSFGAHLVKGNPEDWQEALDVNVMALCICTQNSIKLMLDNKVNDGQIIHLNSMSGHRVVGDGFYCGTKYMVTALTEGLRTELRAMKTNIRVCGISPGVVETEFAPRKARQDPEECTFYKKNPSIKAEDVANQVIHILQQPPYVQIHDILLRPTEQVK, from the exons ATGGAGAGATGGGTTGGACGAGTTGCCTTGGTAACAGGAGCATCTGTTGGTATTGGAGCAGCAATTACTAGAGCCCTTGTGAGACATGGGATGATTGTTGTCGCCTGTGCTCGTGGTGTGGATAAAAtacag GCGATAAAATCCGAGCTTGAAGCGGAATCTGCACCTGGTAAAGTTCATCCGATCCAGTGTGACCTTACCAAGAAAGATCAGATAGCAGCCATGTTTGAACAGATCAAGAAGGAATTTAAAGTAGTCCATGTCTGTATTAATAACGCCGGTCTATCCTTTGGTGCCCATCTTGTGAAGGGAAATCCAGAAGATTGGCAAGAAGCACTGGAT GTAAATGTCATGGCTCTGTGTATTTGCACACAAAATTCAATCAAACTAATGCTGGATAATAAAGTAAATGATGGACAGATTATACATCTGAATAG CATGTCTGGTCATAGAGTGGTAGGAGATGGATTTTACTGTGGAACCAAGTACATGGTGACAGCTTTGACAGAAGGTTTGAGAACAGAACTGAGAGCAATGAAAACCAACATCAGAGTCTGT GGTATTTCACCGGGTGTGGTTGAGACAGAATTTGCACCGAGGAAAGCACGTCAGGATCCTGAAGAATGCAcattttataagaaaaatcCA AGTATCAAAGCAGAAGATGTCGCCAATCAAGTCATTCACATTCTTCAGCAACCTCCTTACGTTCAG